CAGGCTGCTGATGAAGTAGAACTGGGGGATTTAGCTGCAGCAGCGGTCGAGCAGCGACATTTCCAGGCAACTGAGGGAGTGCCATTTGGGGACTCCGATCTGCAACAGGCTGAGAACCTTGTTGCGGTAAACGCCGCCGCCTGGTGGCGAGATCAGTCTGAGGCCATCAGTACCTGGAGCAAGTCGCTGGAAGAGCTTGAGCACGATCTGGCCGCTCTTGGGCCAGAGCCTGCGACCGATCAGTACTACTGGTTCGACAAAACAGGCCGTCCTGTGCCGGCACCAGTGAACGAGTACGACTGGATCATGGCGAAAGCCTTTATCAAGGATGAGCATACCCCCGAATCCCAGATTGAAGGCTTTGGCGCTGGCCTTCAAGGCAGGTCGAGCAACTCCGGTGTACCCGGGGACATTACCGGCGCTTCAACCAGTGACTCAACCACTCCTCAGGAGGTTGGTATGGCAAACGCTGACAGCAATACGGGACAGAAACTCATCCTTCGCGGTGTGACCAAGCTGGATAACGATCAGTACGACACCACAGTGCTCCTGTACCAGGGCAGTGGGGATTACCTACAGGGATACGTGAAGGTCAACGGTGAGAAGCACCAGGTCCTTGCGTTCATCAATGAGCGTAACCCCGACCCAGGTACCGGTGAGATCAAGCCTAACTTTATCACCCTGTCCCAGCCGAACAACGATGGAAGCGACCAGAAGTGGACGCAGATCGGCTTCGGGAACGCGGTTAATCGCCGCGGCGACGGGAAAGCCGTTTACTTCGATGAGGTGCTTTTCAACGTTGATAACCAGATCCTCAAGGCAAAGGTTACCAAGCACGTTGATGAGGATATGCACCGCAAGCTGGGTTTCCTCGAGCAACGTAAAGAGCGGGAGAAATCAAGCGCTTCCCCAAAGCCCGAGGCTCTGACGGAGCCCGTCAAGCAACAGCCCAGCCCGGCGCAACCCGCTGTTAAATCCCGGGCACGAGCTTGATGCTCCTGGCCGTTGAATGTTCTTGGAGGACTGGTATGAAGACACTGACCCGCGCGTTACTCGTTGTGCTGCTCATGAGCTCGGCTGTGACAGCCCATGCTGCCACCTGCCGTAGCGGAGAAGCCGCGGTGCGTGGTGGTGAGGCCGGCCTGGCTCGAGATCAGGACGCGGCCGACACCAACCAAACGGCTGCTCAGACATCGTCAGACATTTTGGGCAAATGTGTCGGGGGGATCACCGGCATATTCAGCACCACCTCTTTCCCTGATCTGTCTGCCATCTGGCAAATGATCAAGGACAAGGTTTGCTCGATCGCCAGCTCCTCAGTAAACGGTGTGATTTCCGAGGTGAATGGACAGATCAACGGAGTCATGAGCGAGGTTAACGGGGCCGTAACTGATGCTGTCAATCAAACGGGCGTCAACGATACCGGCCTTGGCACCGTTGTCGGTAGCGGCGATACGCATATCAGCAACCCTGTAGAGGTCGGACACACCAGTGACGCGGCCGATTCGTCGACAAATTGGAATGAGGTTTGGAAATAAAAACCATCGAGCCCGCGGATTCGCGGGCTTTTGGTTTTCGGAGTGAAGAGTTACGGCCGGCGCGGCGGCGCTTAAGGAGGATCGGCCATGAGCGAAGTTTTTGTCAGCACGGTTCATCCGGCTATCGGAAGGTTGTACTGGGTATTCACATCCAATGCTGATTGCAATTACCCCGATCATTACAGCTTGACCGACTGGAGTGAGCTTGCGACTCGGTTTCCAAAAGGATGGCGAGATCATGACTACTACCACTGGCTGCATCGATCACATATCTCGAAGGTTTTCGAACCGGATGACCCCTACAGCGACTATGTCGAGTACGAGGACGAAGAAGCTGGGTGTCTGGAGCAGCGGCTTTCGGGATTGCTTGCTCGCCTACAGACCAAAAGCGGGCAGACAGTTGAGGAATTCAGGCACTGGATGTTTAGTGCAGTTTGGGTAGACGTCCCTGCGCTACGCATTGTTGAGAGCTGAATGGCGGGCGCAAATGATCAGTATGAAAAAGGGCGCCATGGGCGCCCTTTTTCATTACGCTCGCATTTTACTCCGTCCGGGAGCTGCGGAACCTTGTAGGAGGACCGATTTTGGCTCCCACTTCGACTGATAGGAGTCGTCAGCTTGCATCAGTTTCAGTTCCCGAAGCACATCCCGAGCATCCTCGCGCAGGTAGTCAAGCCGAGTCTGCTGCAGGAACGGCTTCGCCTTCTCTTGGATCGCTTTGTTGAGCTCTGACAGCTCGCGTCCCGCGTCGACTCGGCCTCATCCCTCCAGCCTTCCAGGCGCTCCAGGAAGTTGTCCAATCGGCTGATGAACCCGCTGATGCTGAATTTGTCGTCAACGCGATACACCAGGTTGTCCGGCTCGTATGAGTCCCGACCGGTGACGGTGAAGTGGATTTTCTGCCGCTCGCATGACACTTGAATTTCGAAACCTCGATAGCTTCCTACGGCACAAGCTCTGCGCGCTGGAACGTGTCTTCAGACCGCCGCTCGACGGCCCGCTTCATGGCGGTGGCGAATACCGCGGCCAGTCTTTCCTTGTCCGCGTCTTTGTAGGGTCTGCCATTCGCCGAGAACTCGAATTCAGGTTTGGTGCCGGCATCGCGCCGCTGGATCTCACTTGACCAACGGGCGATTGCCCGATCGGCACGTGAGTCGGCGTCACGCAGCCACGCAATGCGGCTGTCGAGCGAGTGCTGGCCACGTTTGAAGTTGGAAAACAATGCTTCCACCTTCTTGAGGTCTGCAGCGATTTGCACCTGCTGGAAGATCAGAGGATTACCGGTGGCCGCGGCTTTCATCTCGGCGGCGTTGGCTGCCTCGCTGGCCACATCCTCGATCACACGCTGGAGGCTGTCCCCCTTGCGGAATTGTTCGATGCCAGCTGCCTTGAATTCGATGGTCTGCCACATGCGGCTATCGTAGGTCTGTTTCGTTGCGTAGCGCAGAATCTCGATCTCGAATCCGTCAGGATCCATCTCATAGAAGAGGTTACCTTGCCGCTCGATGCGACCATCGCGTTGCTCCAGGTCGCTTGGGCGCCATGGTGCATCCAGGTGGTGGAGAGCGACCAGGCGGCGTTGGACATTCATGCCGGCACCCATCTTCGCTGTTGACCCCAGAATGATCCTGACCTCGCCGGCATTCATCTCCGCAAAGAGCTTGGCTTTCTGCAGATCTGTGTTGGCCTCATGGATGTAGCGAATCTGGTTCGCCGGGATCCCGCGAGCGAGGAGCTTTGATCGAATGTCGTCGTATACGCTGAACGAGCTGGCACCTGCCAGAATATCGTCCATAGAGATCGAGGCTTCTCCTTCTTCTTCGTCCTCTGAGCTCACAGCAGCCTGTTCTGGGCGTTTTGGACCTTTTGGCGTGGATAGGTCACAGAAAATCAGTTGCGTGCCTTTACGGTCGTCCCAGTCCTGCCAAATGCGGAATGCTTGATCGACACACGCATTCACTTTGCTACCTGCGAAATCCCCAGCGCCGGGATCGATGAGTCGGAAATCCAACCCCGCTTTGCGCGCGTCGTTGGTGATCTTCAAAGGATTGTCGAGGCGTGGGTCTTTCGGCAAATGCTCCATGCGATGGATGATCGATCCATCGTTCCAAGTCTTGAACGTCGATCCATCCGCTTTAAGCAGCGGATTACCCTCTGCGTCGATCGCCTCTTGCTGAATGCCCATGTACCAAGCTTGAGCCTCCGATCGATCCACAATCACGTTCTGCGGGCGACCGCCTTTCAGCTTCGGTACTGGGAATCGGGTACCGCGGGCCTCGGCCTGGTCCTGTAGATCCTTGCGTGTGATTACATCAGCGAAGGTTCGATACATCGCCGTCAGCTCGGGAACGTTCTGGAACTTTGCAAAACGCGAGTTGAGCTTGTAGTTGACGCCGGTAGCGTCAAGCTCCCAGCCGGTTACAACCTGGCCGAATGTCGAAGCCCAGGCATCAAAATGAATGATGCCCCGGGCCTTCATTTCATCGTACTGGAGGTATCGTTGTACGGTGTAGAGCTCAGCGATCGTGTTGCTCAATGGGGTACCCGTGGCCAGAAACACGCCTCGGCCGTCGTTCCGTTGCTGCAGGTAGCGACACTTGACGAAAAGATCGAATGCTTTTTCCGATCCTGCCAGATTACCCAGCCCCGATACCCTGCTGAGCGAGGTCGTGATGAACAGGTTTTTGAATTCCTGCGCCTCATCTACAACCAAGGCGTCAACACCCAGATCGGCAAAGCTGACAGCCTGGTCTTTAGAACCGGTGTCGGCTTTCTTTTCCAGTCGCTCGGTCATCCGCTCTTTCGCCTTTTCCATCTCCTTGATGGTCACGCGATCGCCCTGGCTGCTCTTGAGGTCCAAAATGGCGTCAGTGAGATCCTGGATTTGCTCCTGCAGCAGCTCCTCGAGCGTCTCCGGGGGCATGCCAATTTTTTTGAACGAGCTGTGAGCCACCACCACAGCATCCCAATCCCCGGTAGCGATTCGGGCAAAGAGTCGCTCCCGGTTTTCTTTCTTGAAATCCGTCTTCTCAGCAACCAGCACGTTGGCGTTAGGGTAGAGGTCGTAGAAGGCATCCTTCCACTGCAGTAGAAGATGATTCGGTACCAACACCATTGGCTTTCGGAAAAGCCCATCCGCTTGCTCTCCATCACGGTTCCGACACACACCAGCGTCTTACCGGCGCCGACTACGTGATCGAACAGTGCTGTGCCGTCCTGAATTCCGCGCCAAATTGCGTCCTTCTGGTGCGGACGGAGCGTGATGTCCAGCGAGGTGCCGGGCAGCTGCAGGTGTGAGCCGTCGTAGCGGCTGGGAATATTGGTGTTGAACCGATCGTTGTAGAGTCGCGAGAGGGATTCACGACGATCCTGATCCTCCCAGATCCAGTCGGTGAACGCAGCGCGGATCTCGTCCGCCTTTTGGTTGGCTGCAGCGGTCTGAGTTTCATCAACCTGCATGATCGGATGGCCATGATCGTCCTTTCCGACCTCCACTTTCACTTGGATCGGGCGGTTCGTTAAAACCGCCTCTACCAGCTTGTTTGCGGGGTACGCTTCGGTGCCCCAGGTGACGCGCATGGTGGTGTTATCCCCCTCGGAGATGTTCACCATCCACTTGCCCAAGGCCTCCTGGTAGTCGATGCGCCGGCGTACATCCCCCATCAGGTGTACGACGAAATCATCGATTGTTTTCGCCGGTACCCAAGTCGAACCCAGCTGCACGGAAATGTCGATCGGCTCGATGTCTGCTGGCTGTATCGGACGCAGCGCCTCGACGTTCTCCAAGAACTTTGGATCGTGTTCCGCGGCTCGAAGCGCTCCCCTGAGTTTCGCTTTCACGTTCCCGGTCAGGTACTGATCGGCTGTTTCCCAGCGATCCTTGCCCGGATTGAAGTAGACAAGTCCCTTCAGGTCACGAAGGAGTTCAGGCTCACTCAGACCGCACAAGCGGATCATGCGCTCGAGGTCTACACGGCCCACCTGGTTCATGCTGACAACCAGTGCATCCTTAGCGGATTCGACGTGCCGAATTTCTTCGCGTGGGCTCATCACGCGGCGCGAGAAGATTGCGGCTTTATCAGCTGTGGGATTGCGCGCCGGCACTCCGTGCTTGCGTGCCATGTCAGCCGATACGCCGCGATCGTAGTTGCTCTCAAGCGCATTGAGCAGAGGGTATTCAGGATCCTCCCCCATCGCCAGGCGGTTGGCTTGGCTACTCAGGTGGCCAAATCGACGGACGTACTTGTCGTACAGTCCATTCAAACGGCCGCGCAAGGTTTCCAGATCTTGAGGGTCAACGGACTGCTCAGCATTCATCAACGCGCGCAGAGCGTCACGTACCTCAATCATGCCGCGAATTCGTTGGCCTGCCCGCTCGGTTTTCGGGGTAATGAACTGGTAGTCGTGGGCTGCAAGCTGATCTGGCAAGCGACGGGCCAAACGGTCGTCAGCGGTCACAAAGTAGGAACCCACTTTGGTATTCGCTGGCAGGTCGACCTCGGGTTTACCTAATTGGCCATCAGTTTCATGATCAAGAGGCTCGCCTGTGAAGGTGCGGATAACACCTGCAGGCAACGATTGAAGTCGGGCGCTGATCGCCGCGCTCAGGTCCTGGCCTGGCTCCGCCATCAAATCAGCGGCATCGCGGCGCATCTTCCCGGTGAGGGCCATCCGGCCGGCCATCTGCTCGGGATTGTCGATGAAATACTGGTTGATCGTGATTGGCTCACCCGATTCGCGATCTCGTATTTCACCGACATCTACCCAGCGGCGCTCCGGTTGGTCTCCGGGGAGTGCCTTCTGGAAGAACACGATATCCGTCGTTACTTCGGTCAGGGCATTCTCTTTGAACGCCGTGTTGGGTAGACGAATAGCGCCCAGGAAGTGGGCCGTATCTGCGATATGTTCACGCGCCTTGCTATTGGCGGCATCGAGGAAATACCGACTGACAACGGCTCCCATCACACCACCAGGTTTGAGCGTATTGAGCGATTTAGCCAGGAAGTAGTTGTGGATCGAGAAACCAGCCAATTCGCGGTGGTGCGGGTCATACAACGATTGCGAACCGAAGGGCGGGTTCGCCACGCAGGCATCGAAGTATGCGCTTGGGATAGCCACATCCTGCAGACCGCGATTGATGAAGGTGGATGATGGATAAAGATGAGCGCCGATCTGCGCTGTCAGAGGGTCAAGCTCGATGGCGGTGATGCGACTGTTGCTCCGCATTTCTGTCGGCATCAGGCCGATGAAATTGCCAATGCCGGCAGCTGGTTCCAGAACCTTGCCACCTTTGAACCCTAGTCGCTCCAGACCCTCGTAAATGCCGTCGATTACGGTGGTTGAGGTGTAGTGCGCGTCCTGGGTGGAGCGCCTGGCCCTCTCGTACTCATCTTGGCTGAGCAGTGAGGCCAGTTCCTGGTACTCGGCACGCCAAGCATCATTTCGATGATCGAAAGCCTGCGGCAGTCCACCCCATCCTACATATCTGACCAGCGTGGATTGTTCGTCTGGGGTGGCGCCACGGCCTTCCTTGTGCAGCACCTGCAGCAGTTGAATGGCAGCGACGTTATCGCGGAATTTCGATTTTGGACCGCCAGAGCCCAGTGAATCAGCACCGGTAATCGCATAGTCAGAGGGGCTACAGGTCCGTTTTGATCTCCAACATTTGCAAGATCTCGTGCTCGGTCAGACCCTGCTTGCTGTCCGCTGGCAGGCTGTTGATGGCCGTCAATTCCAGGGCTTGCTGCTCCAATAGCCGGCTGAGCAGTTGCAGCTCGCCCTGAAGCTCCATCGCCTTGAGGCGTTCCGGGCTGTTCAGCGCCCAGCGATCCAGAATCTTCCAGCCTTGGAGACTGAACGACGGCGACTGGCGGATCGATGCGAGTGTCTGTTGGCTCAGGACTCGTGCGGAGATTTCCAGGGGCTGTGTTTGGTTGGTGATCATAATGGCGGTCTCCTTGGTCTTCGTCGGAATCGAGGCCGGCTTGCAGGTCCTCGATGGTATTTACCGTCTCTTGAAAAGCGAAATCGAACGTCATCTGCCCCTGATTCTCTGGGGTCTGCCGCCGTTTTCTAGGCATTGCCGTCGCCTCCTATTCCAGTTTGTATAATAGTCATTATACAAACTACTGAAGACACGACAATGTGCGTTTCTAACTCACTGTTTTTAAAAGGTACTGTTAGTAGCCCGGCTTCGGCCTTTTCAGGAAATCTCCCTGGCTAAGATCGGTCGGGTACTTGTGACGGTACTCCGATCGGATGCCATCCAGCTCAGCATGCTCGCTCGGGGCAGCTCGCCGTACAAGCATCTTTCCCTCGATCACTTCCAGGTTGTAACTGAAACCGCGAATCTCCTCGGGAGTCCAGACGCGCTCGCGTTCTTGAGTGATGCGCAGTCGGCCAGCTGCTGGAGTGCAATCCACCTCAGAGAGGCGACGCGCATACAACTCGGTACCGTTGCGGCTAAACACCTGCAGCGTATGGACTAGGTTATCTGATTCTAGCCGTTCGACGGTTACAGGCAGGCCTGCGTAGGCCTGATCATGCTTATCTCGATTCGACCAACGACCAAATCCGTTGGCTTCTCGCTGCAGCTCGTAGCGCATATGAATGCTCATGCGGCTGACGAGGGGATCTACTGCCAATACACGGGCTTCGACCCGATAGCCAGCGGTGTGAAGGCGAGAGCACAGCCTGGCGAGACTATCGGGATCCCGCATGGTCCCGTCGATCAAGAGATTCCGCCGATTCTTGATCGCCAAATTGGTGAGCTTTACCGACCATGCGCCGGCGTCCGGATGAGTACGATCGGCGGCCAATCGATCGTTCTGCCGCATCAGCTGCAGGTATTGCGGATGGTGCTTGCGCAGCTCATCAGCATCAACCTTGATGGTGTTACCACCGAACTCATCCAGTGCTTTGCTGCTGAGTCCGGCCTTGCCTGCACCAGGTTGTCCCCCGAGAAGAACGGCGGTTGGATGGTTGACAGGTTTGGTAGTGGAGAGCGCCAGGAGGGCGATGTCGTCAAAAATGGCATCGTGGTCTTCGGGGGACAGTCGGAATTGCGACTGGTCGTCCTTGGGAAACGTCATTTGCTGTCGGTGTCCTTCCTTGATACCAGCAGCGATTGCCTGAGCTTCAATGCGCAGCTCGCTGATAGTAAGCCTACCGTCTGAAAGTCCGACGGCCTTCAACATGCCTTGTAGGGCATTGCGGGTGCGGTCCCATGCTTTTCCGAGGAATGAACGCTCCTCCTCCGCGACAAATGCGAAGACCTCTTCTGCACGATGGATGCCGGGGAGTTTGGCGTAGTGCTGATCCACGTACGCCCAAATATGGGCTAGTGAAGGTTCGCCGCGCGTTTCAAGAACGCGATCCAGGAATTCCCGCTTTTCTTCGGGATTGAAGGTGTTAAGCCCATAATGCCCGAGGAGCTCGTGGCGCAGCGCTCGTCGCACGGCCCCTTCATCACCCATATTGGAAGCGGCAAGGGTAAAGATGGCTCTTGCTGGGTGGTAGGCTGCGTCAATTCGGTATCCGATTTTTTCTCTTGCGGCGTCGGGTCCATAAATTTCCTCCTGCGTGGCCTTGATAATAGCAGTCACACCTATGTGACCACGATATTCGGCCATGAATCGATCCACTATCGCCTGGGCCTGAGCAACGGTAAGGCCAACGTGATCGGGAGATGCCATGAGGTATCCCCTTCAAACCGAAGCTTTGACAATCGGCCCGTAGCGCTCTATTGCGTGCGCTACCGCCAAATTGTCGTCAATGCGAAGCCGGGAGCGCTCGACTACGAGCTCAGCTTGCTCGGCCTCAGCTGATCAATCAGGGCCTGGTTCGGTTCGTCCTTGCTGCGCTCGTTGTGAATGTCGCGAGCTTTGAGGGCGATCATGTTGCCAATGGTTTCCATCGCGGCTTCAAAGGCCGCAAGCTGGTGATCCGTCCACTGTGCCGGCATGGAATTGTCCTTCTTTTTTGGTGTGAAGGCCTTGGTGATCAAGGCGAGGCCAAGTATCAAAAATATCGCAGACTGAAGCCAATCGGCTGTGGTACTGAGTTCATTGAGTCGAGAGTTGATCGCCATGGCCAGGCCCACTAAGGCACTCAAAGCACCTACAAATAACCGCATGATTCGATTATTCATCGCTTCCCCTTGCGGCGATGTCTTTGACCAAGGACAGCTCGAAGCAGTCATTCAACACGGTCATCAGTTGTTCCGCAGTAGGCGCGCTTTGGCAGCGGAACAGCACGATGGCCAACTCTTTAAGGCCATGGGCTCGGTTGATGCTATTGACCGCCAAGGCACGTAAATCATCGGTGTCATAGACGTTCGCCAATGCCACCCCCTCCGCGCCTGTGATACCTGCCGTGCGATCGATGGAGGTCTCAACCGACGGCGGCAAAGCAGGTTTGTGATCCGCATCCACCAGCATCAGGGAGACGATAAATGGCACCGACATTCCTGCAGGATTTTTGGCGAAGTAGGCCGGGACGACCTTCATTTCAGTCTCGTTGAACATTTGATTCCCTACCGTTTGACGTCGAGCGCCAGGAATGGCCCTTTGAAGCCAACCTGCTCGTCTACTGAACTGAACGCTGCTATCCCTTTGGCTCGTTCTTTGAGCCACCGATCAAACAGCTTGCGAGCTTGCTTGTCATCGACACGAACCAATTTTCCGTCCTCAGCAAAGAACACTGGCATGCGGAACGTATTGCTGTCGTCTACCGAAATGGCCATCTCATACCACTGATTCTGACCCTCGGTGACTTTAATAAATTGGGTGTGCATCCCCTGGATAACTTCCCTGTGTTCGCCAGGCTCTTTTGATGCCCCTGACTCCTGGTTGCAGCCAGCCAATAGGATCATCAGCAGGATCGGCAATGTGCGGCGAATCATGAACGATCTCCTTCAGCCCACCCTGGCGGGTAGGCTGGATAAGTGATTGAAGCCTCGAGGATTGACGATGTTTCGGGAGCCATGGCCCATGCGTAATAGCCAGTGCCCTCAAAATAGAGCACGGGTTGTCCCCCGAGCTGGCCTATGACGCTGGACCCGGCGGCATAGGATTTGGGCAAGTCGCCCAAACCCAACGTTGGCAGGTTGAGTGATGCGTGCAGCACCTCCTCGTGTTTGTAGAGGCTTCGCGCGGCGGCATCTCCCCAAGCGCTATTGTCCCGGGCGATGGTTCTGAACCTCATCCACTCCAGCGCAGGTAGCGCTCGCATGTGCTGCAGCACCAGATCCTGGAAACCCTTTTCGTGGGCCAGCAGCTGCCGGTCATGTTCGTTCAGGAAATCGGTGATCATTCAGCCCACCTTCTTGCCGAAGTCGAATTCGACTTTCCAGCTATCCCGGTTGAGTTTGAGGTAAGCGGTGAATGGGCGCTTTTCACGGTTGAGAAATCCAGAGAGCTTCTCCGTAATCCCGCTCTTGAACAGCGCATCCGCTTCAGAAGCACTCAGCGGCCTACTGGCGATCACTGCACCGACTTTGAACTGGCACGCTTTGCATTCAAAGTGACCTGGTACCGCTGCAATCTCACCTGAGCAGCGTGGGCACTCAAGCTTGTTGGACGACATCGCCGGCACAGCTGGAGCTGGACGATCTGGGGTGCTGGGTGCTGAGTCGAACACGAACGTCGTTTTTCCTGTGCCGGTGTCCAGCCTCAGCTTCGCGGAAAACTTGGACTGCTTTTGACGACTCACGAAGCCCTTGATGACAGGTGTTTCACCCTTCACCAACAACAGTTCGACCTGGCCTGGAGTGAGAGTCTTTCCTGATACCTCGTGCCAAAGCACGAACTCGCAGCTGGAACATACGGTACGCTTGCCCCGGTTTTGCAATGCGCTCTTGCAGTTAGGACAGGGAACGCCTTCGCCAGCTGCGGGCGGGAGGGGCGTGATAGAGGCGTCCTTGGCCGTGGCTACAACGTCACGAACGAATTCCTCGGCGTAGCGCATGAAGTCGCTCAGGCTCATCGCTCCATCAGCGACTTGATCCAGCGAGCGCTTGAAGGCACCGGCTTGTGCGGGGTCTTTAACGCGCATGGGCAGAGCGTCAATCAAGCTCCTGGCTTCAGGGCTGGTCATGAGCTTTTTGCCCTTTCCCCCCGCCGGCACAAACAGGCTACGTCGCTTCATGTCGGCGATGATGCCTGCACGAGTGGCAGTAGTACCTATCCCCTCACCCTCTTTGAGCCGCTTTTTCAACTCCACATCGTCTACGTATCGATGCAAGTTTTTCATTGCATCGAGGAGCATGTTGTCGTCAAAGCGCGGTGGCGCAGTAGTCACCTTGCCTGTTGCACTTACTTCCAGCCACTGCAACAGATCGCCGATCTGCACATTAGGGAGTTCACCCTCGGGCCCTTCATCTTCGGCGGGCGCACCATCCAGCGGTGGGGGTTCCTTGTAAACAGCTTTCCAACCTTGCTCGGTTGGGCAGACACCAGTTGCGGCGAACACCTCACCAACCTGAACGCGAATGCGCAACACCATCGACCGATACCGGTAATCGGCTGCAAACTGGGCAAGATACGCCCGCACCACCATGTCGTACACGTTCCGCTCAGGCTCCGACCAGTCAGCCACATTGACTGGATTTTCCGGGATTGAAGGGATGATGCCGTGATGCGGGGTGGGTTCCCCCGTGGGAGTACGCATTTTCGCATCATTGAAGGCTGCTGATTTGCGGTATGGGTCCAGCTCACGAGCAATGGCCTGCAGATCTGGCCGCAGCTGTATGATGCCGGCGATCACGCAGGGCGCCTCGGCATGATGGGCTTCAGAAAGGAAGCGCACATCGGTACGAGGATATGTCATGACCTTGTAGGTGTCGTAGAGCTTTTGCGCGGCCTCCATTACCTCGTCACCGGTGTAGCCGAAGCGGCTGAAACCTTCCATTTGCAATTCATTCATGGACAAGGGAAGTGGGGGCTCCTTCTTCTTGTCGGTGACCGAGTGCTCGATGACTGAGGCTTCCCCGGGCACACCATCCTGCAGGCGTGCAAGGAGGGATTTAGCAACCCCTTCGTCGACCAGGCGACCGGATTCATCCAGGCCAGCCTGGTCATCCTGTGGCATCCAGCGGCCGCGGATTGAAATCCCAGCTTCGGCTGTGAAAACGGCAGTGATGTCTTGATAAGGGACAGGCTTGAAAGACTCGATCGCTCGGTCCCGCTCGCGGACGACGTACAGCAGAGGGCTTTGCACGCTACCAACGGGCAGCAATCCTTGGTGGCCCATGTCGCGCCCTCGAAGGGTCATCGCCCTTGTACCGTTCATGCCCAAAAGCCAGTCATAACGGCTCCGAGCAAGCCCCCACAACCGCCATCCACTGAACAGCGGGTCAGAGTTGTCACGCATATTGGCGAGTGCTTCGCGGACCTTGCTGGGGTTGTAGTCGTTGATCAACACCCGTTTAACAGGCTTGCGGCAGCGATAGTACTCAAGCGCCTCGTCGACCAGACTTTGTCCCTCGCTATCCGGATCGCCAAGGTGGTACACAACGTCACACCAGGCCAGAAGCTCTTTCAGCTTGCTGAGCCGGGGCCGTTTGCGAGGATCAGGCAGAATTTTCCATTGTTGTTCTGGTGGAATAATTGGCAGATCTTCCATCCGCCAAATTTTCCGACCCTTGCCGGTAGTAGGCAGATCGTCCGGCAAATAGTCATCAGGCGTCGCCTGTTGGAAGGCATGTCCATCCAGCCATACGCACCAGTCGTTACCATGTTTCGTCCAGCCTGCCCCACGATCAGAAGAGTGTCCATTGAGCACAGGGAATACACCCTGCGATAGCTGGGATTCTTTCTCAGCGATCCAAAGAATTTTTTCCATCAACCCTCCTTACCCTTAAGTCTGGAGCCGTCTGGACCTACCCAGCGACTGGTATGGTTTGCCTTGCCTTGATTCCGTAGAATAGCTATCATACGGAAAATCATAAACCATCACGGGTTATTACGGAAGGATTGCCTAATGGTTCCAATTCCCGCTCCACCGCCTGATGTCGCCCAAGACCTGGTACCTGCCTGCATGGT
The window above is part of the Pseudomonas putida genome. Proteins encoded here:
- a CDS encoding type IA DNA topoisomerase, producing MEKILWIAEKESQLSQGVFPVLNGHSSDRGAGWTKHGNDWCVWLDGHAFQQATPDDYLPDDLPTTGKGRKIWRMEDLPIIPPEQQWKILPDPRKRPRLSKLKELLAWCDVVYHLGDPDSEGQSLVDEALEYYRCRKPVKRVLINDYNPSKVREALANMRDNSDPLFSGWRLWGLARSRYDWLLGMNGTRAMTLRGRDMGHQGLLPVGSVQSPLLYVVRERDRAIESFKPVPYQDITAVFTAEAGISIRGRWMPQDDQAGLDESGRLVDEGVAKSLLARLQDGVPGEASVIEHSVTDKKKEPPLPLSMNELQMEGFSRFGYTGDEVMEAAQKLYDTYKVMTYPRTDVRFLSEAHHAEAPCVIAGIIQLRPDLQAIARELDPYRKSAAFNDAKMRTPTGEPTPHHGIIPSIPENPVNVADWSEPERNVYDMVVRAYLAQFAADYRYRSMVLRIRVQVGEVFAATGVCPTEQGWKAVYKEPPPLDGAPAEDEGPEGELPNVQIGDLLQWLEVSATGKVTTAPPRFDDNMLLDAMKNLHRYVDDVELKKRLKEGEGIGTTATRAGIIADMKRRSLFVPAGGKGKKLMTSPEARSLIDALPMRVKDPAQAGAFKRSLDQVADGAMSLSDFMRYAEEFVRDVVATAKDASITPLPPAAGEGVPCPNCKSALQNRGKRTVCSSCEFVLWHEVSGKTLTPGQVELLLVKGETPVIKGFVSRQKQSKFSAKLRLDTGTGKTTFVFDSAPSTPDRPAPAVPAMSSNKLECPRCSGEIAAVPGHFECKACQFKVGAVIASRPLSASEADALFKSGITEKLSGFLNREKRPFTAYLKLNRDSWKVEFDFGKKVG